Proteins encoded by one window of Streptomyces sp. NBC_01571:
- a CDS encoding glycoside hydrolase family 32 protein, with the protein MTHDLTLPSGSHTAEGLDERALRDPHRPRFHFTSPGGWLNDPNGLSHWNGVYHLFYQYNPLAAAHHRIHWGHATSTDLVHWADEPVALVPGSDGPDRDGCWSGVLVDDGGVPTLVYSGRHGDHELPCVARGSADLRYWTKDQANPVITAPPEGVDITAFRDHCVWREGQVWRQLVGSGIRGVGGTAFLYESDDLRSWRYVGPLLTGDASQNQGELDWTGTMWECVDLFRLGEDEEAGSTDVLVFSAWDEGTTHHPLYWTGRYQGDAFNPTALHRLDYGGRYFYAPQSTRDEHGRRIMFGWLQEGRTDEANAQAGWCGVMSLPRVVTLATDGGLHQAPAPELTELRGERVEVAPGRQADRYTQLPAVRGDQLDIEATLRLAPGATARLVVRETPDGAERTVVEVSRAQDGTGGTLRLRRETSSLDPTVDTEPRYGELPLGTNGRVDLRVLVDHSALEVFANGRALTARIYPTRANEAVGVGIGADGDVDLERFDAWQMASAFTDRPRPLWP; encoded by the coding sequence ATGACCCACGACCTCACCCTCCCCTCCGGCAGCCACACCGCCGAGGGGCTGGACGAACGCGCCCTGCGCGACCCCCACCGCCCCCGCTTCCACTTCACCTCGCCCGGCGGCTGGCTCAACGACCCCAACGGGCTGAGTCACTGGAACGGCGTCTACCACCTCTTCTACCAGTACAACCCGCTCGCCGCCGCCCACCACCGCATCCACTGGGGCCATGCCACCAGTACCGACCTCGTGCACTGGGCCGATGAGCCAGTCGCCCTGGTGCCAGGCTCGGACGGCCCGGACCGCGATGGCTGTTGGTCCGGTGTCCTGGTGGACGACGGGGGAGTGCCGACGCTCGTCTACTCGGGCAGGCACGGAGACCACGAACTCCCCTGCGTGGCCAGGGGATCGGCCGACCTGCGGTACTGGACCAAAGACCAGGCCAACCCGGTCATCACCGCCCCGCCCGAGGGCGTCGACATCACGGCCTTCCGCGACCACTGCGTCTGGCGGGAGGGCCAGGTGTGGCGCCAGCTGGTGGGCTCGGGCATCCGGGGCGTCGGCGGAACGGCCTTCCTGTACGAATCCGACGACCTGCGCAGCTGGCGCTACGTCGGCCCCCTGCTGACCGGCGACGCCTCGCAGAACCAGGGCGAGCTCGACTGGACCGGCACGATGTGGGAGTGCGTCGACCTCTTCCGGCTCGGCGAGGACGAGGAGGCCGGCAGCACCGACGTGCTGGTCTTCTCAGCCTGGGACGAGGGCACCACCCACCACCCCCTGTACTGGACCGGCCGCTACCAGGGCGACGCCTTCAACCCGACCGCCCTCCACCGCCTCGACTACGGCGGCCGCTACTTCTACGCCCCCCAGTCCACTCGCGACGAGCACGGCCGCCGCATCATGTTCGGCTGGCTCCAGGAGGGACGGACGGACGAGGCGAACGCGCAGGCCGGCTGGTGCGGCGTGATGTCCCTGCCGAGGGTCGTCACGCTCGCCACGGACGGCGGCCTGCATCAGGCCCCGGCGCCGGAGCTGACCGAGCTGCGGGGGGAACGCGTAGAGGTGGCTCCGGGCCGGCAGGCCGACCGGTACACCCAGCTGCCCGCCGTGCGCGGGGACCAGCTGGACATCGAGGCGACCCTGCGTCTCGCTCCCGGAGCGACCGCCCGGCTCGTGGTCCGCGAGACACCGGACGGCGCGGAACGCACGGTCGTGGAGGTGAGCAGGGCGCAGGACGGAACGGGCGGCACCCTCCGCCTGCGCCGCGAGACCAGCAGCCTCGACCCGACGGTCGACACCGAACCCCGTTACGGCGAACTGCCGTTGGGCACCAACGGGCGGGTCGACCTGCGCGTCCTCGTCGACCACTCCGCACTGGAGGTCTTCGCCAACGGGCGTGCCCTCACCGCCCGCATCTACCCCACCCGGGCCAACGAGGCCGTCGGCGTCGGCATCGGTGCCGACGGCGACGTGGACCTGGAGCGGTTCGACGCCTGGCAGATGGCGTCGGCCTTCACCGACAGACCCCGGCCGCTGTGGCCGTGA
- a CDS encoding ATP-binding cassette domain-containing protein: protein MTQPLLSVRGLTKDFQVGTVFSRRRVRAVNDVSFDLPAGRITALVGESGSGKSTIARCLARLEQPSAGQVLLDGQDILRTEPRRASRAYRRKVQMVFQDPFGSLNPVHRIEHFLTRALVLHGHSATPEALRELIKTVGLTEDMLQSYPHELSGGQRQRVSIARALAVDPRLILADEPTSMLDVSVRVGVLNLMRRLRDERNIAMLYITHDLGSARYLADTTMVMFAGELVEGGDALAVMDAPAHPYTRLLLSAVPDPERARSYDPVERARLREAILNPTSCPYGDDGACSRTEPVRHIVGENDGQPHWVRCHLRAPASDIALRVLKATDRPDGEATDDTEKAETTAA, encoded by the coding sequence ATGACCCAGCCCCTGCTGTCCGTACGCGGTCTGACCAAGGACTTCCAGGTCGGCACCGTCTTCTCCCGGCGCCGCGTCCGTGCCGTCAACGACGTGTCCTTCGACCTGCCGGCCGGCCGGATCACCGCCCTGGTCGGCGAGTCCGGCAGCGGCAAGTCCACCATCGCCCGCTGCCTCGCCCGCCTCGAACAGCCCTCCGCCGGACAGGTACTGCTCGACGGCCAGGACATCCTGCGCACCGAGCCGCGCCGGGCATCACGGGCGTACCGCCGCAAGGTCCAGATGGTCTTCCAGGACCCCTTCGGCTCACTCAACCCCGTCCACCGCATCGAGCACTTCCTCACCCGGGCCCTCGTCCTGCACGGCCACTCCGCCACACCAGAGGCGCTGCGCGAGCTGATAAAAACGGTCGGCCTGACCGAGGACATGCTCCAGTCCTACCCGCACGAACTCTCCGGCGGCCAGCGTCAGCGCGTCTCCATCGCTCGCGCGTTGGCGGTGGACCCACGCCTCATCCTGGCCGACGAACCGACGTCGATGCTGGACGTCTCCGTGCGCGTCGGCGTGCTCAACCTGATGCGGCGCCTGCGCGACGAGCGGAACATCGCCATGCTCTACATCACCCACGACCTGGGCTCCGCCCGCTACCTCGCGGACACCACCATGGTCATGTTCGCCGGCGAACTCGTCGAGGGCGGAGACGCGTTGGCGGTGATGGACGCCCCCGCCCACCCCTACACCCGCCTACTGCTGTCCGCCGTACCCGACCCCGAACGGGCCCGCAGCTACGACCCCGTCGAGCGCGCCAGGCTCCGCGAGGCGATCCTCAACCCCACGTCCTGTCCCTACGGCGACGACGGCGCGTGCAGCCGCACCGAGCCCGTCCGCCACATCGTCGGCGAGAACGACGGGCAGCCCCACTGGGTGCGCTGCCACCTGCGCGCACCCGCCTCCGACATCGCGCTCCGCGTCCTGAAGGCCACCGACCGGCCGGACGGCGAGGCCACCGACGACACCGAGAAAGCGGAGACCACCGCCGCATGA
- a CDS encoding ABC transporter ATP-binding protein produces MEPVLEVSGLRVEYRSDGRTVVGADDVSFSIGAGEIFGLAGESGCGKSTIANAVMRLLKPPAEITAGSIRFQGKDVLALDPRELRSFRWQEIAMVFQSAMNSLNPVLTIGEQIVDIFTTHEKLKKRLARERAGELLQLVGIDPGRLKAYPHQLSGGMRQRVVIAMAVALHPRLLIMDEPTTALDVVVQQEIMAQIRDLQRELGFSILFITHDMSLMIELSDRMGVMYGGRIVELADAKDLFAGPLHPYTEALMNAFPPLAGPRQELTGLFDAPRTADSCGFHVRCPEDRSDCSMNIPDLREIAPGRWVAQSAQGAPR; encoded by the coding sequence ATGGAACCCGTACTTGAGGTGAGCGGCCTGCGCGTCGAATACCGCAGCGACGGACGCACCGTCGTGGGCGCCGACGACGTCTCCTTCTCCATCGGCGCCGGAGAGATCTTCGGCCTCGCCGGGGAGTCCGGCTGCGGCAAATCGACCATCGCCAACGCCGTGATGCGGCTGCTGAAGCCCCCGGCGGAGATCACCGCCGGCAGCATCCGCTTCCAGGGCAAGGACGTCCTCGCCCTGGACCCACGGGAGCTGCGCTCCTTCCGGTGGCAGGAGATCGCCATGGTTTTCCAGTCGGCGATGAACTCCCTCAACCCCGTCCTGACCATCGGCGAGCAGATCGTCGACATCTTCACCACCCACGAGAAGCTCAAGAAGCGGCTCGCGCGGGAGCGGGCCGGCGAGCTGCTTCAGCTGGTCGGCATCGACCCGGGAAGGCTGAAGGCGTACCCGCACCAGCTCTCCGGCGGCATGCGCCAGCGCGTGGTCATCGCCATGGCCGTCGCACTCCACCCCCGGCTGCTGATCATGGACGAGCCGACCACCGCGCTCGACGTGGTCGTGCAGCAGGAGATCATGGCGCAGATCCGCGACCTCCAGCGGGAGCTGGGCTTCTCCATCCTCTTCATCACCCACGACATGTCCCTGATGATCGAGCTGTCGGACCGCATGGGCGTGATGTACGGCGGACGGATCGTCGAACTCGCCGACGCCAAGGACCTGTTCGCGGGGCCGCTCCACCCCTACACCGAAGCGCTGATGAACGCCTTCCCGCCGCTGGCAGGCCCGCGCCAAGAGCTCACCGGCCTCTTCGACGCCCCGCGCACCGCCGACAGCTGCGGCTTCCACGTCCGCTGTCCCGAGGACCGCTCGGACTGCTCCATGAACATCCCCGACCTGCGCGAGATCGCCCCCGGCCGGTGGGTGGCCCAGAGTGCCCAGGGAGCCCCGCGATGA
- a CDS encoding ABC transporter permease, with translation MTAIEIATATTPTTPARTSRRRGLVRQLIDSKKALTGLILLAVFALLALLAPVLAPGDPSLINSTGSQAPSAAHWLGTTAKGQDVLALTLWGARSSLFVGFTVGLVATGVAIVVGLAAAYFGRIVDDALTLVTNIFLLLPGLPLLIILAAFLPPGTSTVILVLVVTGWAGSARVLRAQAKSIRGKDFVAAAVVTGERPLRIMFLEILPNMASVVMTTLLGCVIFGIGAQAGLEFLGLGDSSVVSWGTNLYWASNDGALMTGTWWAFVPSGLCIALVAFALALVNYAVDEITNPRLRNRRARRERRG, from the coding sequence ATGACCGCCATCGAGATCGCGACGGCCACCACGCCTACCACCCCCGCACGCACCTCCCGCCGACGCGGACTGGTGCGCCAGCTCATCGACAGCAAGAAGGCGTTGACCGGTCTGATCCTGCTCGCCGTCTTCGCGCTGCTGGCCCTGCTCGCACCCGTCCTCGCACCAGGCGACCCGTCGCTCATCAACTCCACGGGCAGTCAGGCCCCCTCGGCCGCACACTGGCTCGGTACGACCGCCAAGGGTCAGGATGTGCTCGCCCTCACCCTGTGGGGTGCGCGCAGTTCGCTCTTCGTCGGGTTCACCGTGGGGCTCGTGGCGACGGGCGTCGCCATCGTCGTCGGCCTCGCCGCCGCGTACTTCGGCCGCATCGTGGACGACGCGCTGACCCTGGTCACCAACATCTTCCTGCTGCTGCCTGGCCTGCCGCTGCTCATCATCCTGGCCGCGTTCCTGCCGCCCGGGACCTCCACCGTGATCCTGGTGCTCGTCGTCACCGGCTGGGCGGGCTCGGCCCGGGTCCTGCGGGCGCAGGCCAAGTCGATCCGGGGCAAGGACTTCGTGGCCGCAGCCGTCGTCACCGGGGAGCGCCCGCTGCGAATCATGTTCCTCGAGATCCTGCCCAACATGGCGTCCGTGGTGATGACCACGCTGCTCGGCTGCGTGATCTTCGGCATTGGCGCCCAGGCCGGCCTGGAGTTCCTCGGCCTCGGCGACAGCAGCGTCGTCAGCTGGGGCACCAACCTGTACTGGGCCAGCAACGACGGCGCGCTGATGACCGGCACGTGGTGGGCCTTCGTCCCCTCCGGACTGTGCATCGCGCTCGTCGCCTTCGCGCTCGCGCTGGTCAACTACGCGGTCGACGAGATCACCAACCCGAGGCTGCGCAACCGCCGTGCCCGACGTGAGAGGAGGGGCTGA
- a CDS encoding ABC transporter permease: MRLILRNLGFYLLAFWASLTLNFVLPRFMPGDPVSRMFAQAQGTMQPDQIAQLRKLFGLDHRPLWEQYLSYIKSVFTGDLGISITRFPTPVTDVIGSQIGWTLLLGGVALVIAAVLGNLLGIVAAWRRGGVLDSAFPPLLIFVGSFPYFWLAMGALYLFGVSLGWFPMRHAYDVGLTPGFNGEFLSNVATHLVLPALTIVLVSIGGWMLGMRNTMIATAAEDYITMAEAKGLSPSRIMFRYAARNALLPSVTNFGMALGFVVGGALLTEVVFAYPGIGYQLLMAVQGLDYPLMQGIFLTITAAVLIANFLVDLVYVRLDPRVRVR, encoded by the coding sequence GTGCGTCTCATCCTGCGCAACCTGGGGTTCTATCTGCTCGCCTTCTGGGCCTCCCTCACCCTGAACTTCGTGCTCCCGCGCTTCATGCCGGGCGACCCGGTCTCCCGGATGTTCGCGCAGGCCCAGGGCACGATGCAGCCCGACCAGATAGCCCAGTTGCGGAAACTCTTCGGCCTCGACCACCGCCCCCTGTGGGAGCAGTACCTCAGCTACATCAAGAGCGTCTTCACCGGCGACCTCGGCATCTCCATCACCCGCTTCCCCACCCCGGTCACCGACGTGATCGGCTCGCAGATCGGCTGGACCCTGCTTCTCGGTGGCGTCGCACTCGTCATCGCGGCCGTGCTCGGCAACCTGCTCGGCATCGTCGCCGCCTGGCGGCGCGGCGGCGTCCTCGACTCCGCCTTCCCGCCCCTGCTGATCTTCGTCGGCTCGTTCCCCTACTTCTGGCTGGCCATGGGCGCGCTGTACCTGTTCGGGGTGAGCCTCGGCTGGTTCCCCATGCGGCACGCCTACGACGTCGGACTGACCCCCGGCTTCAACGGCGAATTCCTCTCCAACGTCGCCACCCACCTGGTGCTGCCCGCGCTGACCATCGTGCTGGTCTCCATCGGCGGCTGGATGCTCGGCATGCGCAACACCATGATCGCCACTGCGGCCGAGGACTACATCACCATGGCCGAGGCGAAGGGGCTCAGTCCCTCGCGGATCATGTTCCGCTACGCCGCCCGCAACGCGCTGCTCCCCTCCGTCACCAACTTCGGCATGGCGCTCGGCTTCGTCGTCGGCGGCGCGCTGCTCACCGAGGTCGTGTTCGCCTACCCCGGCATCGGCTACCAGCTGCTGATGGCCGTCCAGGGCCTGGACTACCCGCTGATGCAGGGCATCTTCCTGACGATCACGGCGGCGGTGCTGATCGCGAACTTCCTCGTCGACCTCGTCTACGTCCGCCTCGACCCGCGCGTCCGCGTCCGATGA
- a CDS encoding ABC transporter substrate-binding protein: MAPSIAPRRLRPALRAVTATAAAALVLSACTGGSGAAGVGDTSGNQLLTIPREDLATFTRNFNPLSPQAAPMTLQAVYEPLAVHSMADAKDTPWLATKWEQAKDGKSLTFTLRDGVKWSDGQALTADDVVYTFELQKKVLGGFDYLDTVTAVDAHTVKFSFNKAFSTAFYEISGHYILPKHIWSDVKDPAKFTNPNPVGTGPYTKIEKFQSQSYELRKNPDYWQPDKQQIAGIQMLAFSGNDSANIAFTNGEVDWTQSFIPDIEKSFIAKDKKHNHYWFPATGAMINWQLNTTKAPFNDPAARKALSMAVDRDQITKVAMNGYAEPADCTGLAHTYDKWRDTSLAASCTWTKYDTDAAAKALDAAGYKESGGKRKLKNGKNFTLDISVGSASSDWISVANIIKQDLAKVGITATVKTPDWSAVSSSYNTGTFDTGIVWSNNGATPYEYYRGVMSTKMVQPVGKQATENYHRFGDKKADKLIDAFAAATDEKTQREQTNGLQELYNKDAPVVPLFTGPEWGAYTDARFTGWPTEENPYATLGNRNGSTILVLTSLKPVKS; this comes from the coding sequence ATGGCACCTTCCATCGCCCCGCGGCGGCTTCGGCCCGCCCTGAGAGCGGTCACCGCGACCGCCGCCGCAGCCCTGGTCCTGTCCGCCTGTACGGGTGGCTCGGGCGCCGCCGGCGTCGGCGACACCTCCGGCAACCAGCTGCTCACCATCCCGCGCGAGGACCTGGCGACGTTCACGCGCAACTTCAACCCGCTCTCCCCGCAGGCCGCCCCCATGACCCTCCAGGCGGTCTACGAGCCGCTGGCGGTACACAGCATGGCGGATGCCAAGGACACGCCGTGGCTGGCCACCAAGTGGGAGCAGGCCAAGGACGGCAAGTCCCTCACCTTCACGCTGCGCGACGGCGTCAAGTGGTCGGACGGCCAGGCGCTCACCGCCGACGACGTCGTCTACACCTTCGAGCTCCAGAAGAAGGTGCTCGGTGGCTTCGACTACCTCGACACGGTCACCGCGGTCGACGCCCACACGGTGAAGTTCTCTTTCAACAAGGCGTTCTCGACCGCGTTCTACGAGATCAGCGGCCACTACATCCTGCCGAAACACATCTGGTCCGACGTGAAGGACCCGGCGAAGTTCACCAACCCGAACCCGGTCGGCACCGGCCCGTACACCAAGATCGAGAAGTTCCAGAGCCAGTCGTACGAGCTGCGCAAGAACCCCGACTACTGGCAGCCGGACAAGCAGCAGATCGCCGGCATCCAGATGCTCGCCTTCTCCGGCAACGACAGCGCCAACATCGCCTTCACCAACGGCGAGGTGGACTGGACGCAGTCGTTCATCCCGGACATCGAGAAGTCCTTCATCGCCAAGGACAAGAAGCACAACCACTACTGGTTCCCGGCCACCGGCGCCATGATCAACTGGCAGCTGAACACGACCAAGGCGCCGTTCAACGATCCGGCCGCGCGCAAGGCGCTCAGCATGGCCGTCGACCGCGACCAGATCACCAAGGTCGCGATGAACGGCTACGCCGAACCCGCCGACTGCACGGGCCTGGCCCACACCTACGACAAGTGGCGTGACACGTCGCTGGCCGCCTCCTGCACCTGGACGAAGTACGACACCGACGCGGCAGCCAAGGCCCTCGACGCGGCCGGCTACAAGGAGAGCGGCGGCAAGCGGAAGCTGAAGAACGGCAAGAACTTCACCCTCGACATCTCCGTGGGCTCCGCCTCCTCCGACTGGATCTCCGTCGCCAACATCATCAAGCAGGACCTGGCGAAGGTCGGCATCACCGCCACCGTGAAGACGCCCGACTGGTCGGCGGTCTCGTCCTCGTACAACACCGGCACCTTCGACACCGGCATCGTGTGGAGCAACAACGGCGCCACCCCGTACGAGTACTACCGCGGCGTGATGTCGACCAAGATGGTGCAGCCGGTCGGCAAGCAGGCCACGGAGAACTACCACCGCTTCGGCGACAAGAAGGCCGACAAGCTCATCGACGCCTTCGCCGCCGCCACGGACGAGAAGACGCAGCGCGAGCAGACGAACGGCCTGCAGGAGCTGTACAACAAGGACGCGCCCGTTGTCCCGCTGTTCACCGGCCCCGAGTGGGGCGCGTACACGGACGCCCGCTTCACCGGCTGGCCCACCGAAGAGAACCCGTACGCCACCCTCGGCAACCGCAACGGCAGCACGATCCTCGTGCTCACCTCGCTGAAGCCTGTCAAGAGCTGA
- a CDS encoding LacI family DNA-binding transcriptional regulator: MATNKTQRVTMSDVAQRAGVSRTTVSFVLNDKPGATIPDETRRRILKAIDELGYRPNAGARALAANRSGWFGLITEIVTGPFAAEVITGAQSRAWGDRRFLLIAASEGDPAQEAAALDQMLEHRVEGLLYATTWHRAVSLPKAAREVPTVLVNCYDAAGELPCILPDEVSGGHKATRRLLDAGHTRIGFINLDPAIPAAIGRRDGYERALREAGITPDPSLVIPGWATADGAYTAACELLDRPAADRPTALFCGNDRMAMGAYDAIKERGLRIPHDVAVVGFDNQELIAAYLRPKLTTLALPFEAMGTKGVDMLAALAAGQPLDTHRVTIDCPLLERSSV; encoded by the coding sequence GTGGCCACCAACAAGACGCAGCGCGTGACCATGAGCGATGTGGCTCAACGCGCGGGTGTCTCGCGGACCACGGTCTCCTTCGTCCTCAACGACAAGCCCGGCGCAACCATCCCTGACGAGACCCGTCGACGGATCCTGAAGGCGATCGACGAGCTCGGCTACCGGCCCAACGCCGGGGCGCGCGCGCTGGCCGCCAACCGCAGCGGCTGGTTCGGTCTGATCACCGAGATCGTGACCGGCCCCTTCGCGGCGGAGGTGATCACGGGCGCGCAGAGCCGTGCCTGGGGTGACCGGAGGTTCCTGCTGATCGCCGCGAGCGAGGGCGATCCCGCTCAGGAGGCCGCCGCGCTCGACCAGATGCTGGAGCACCGCGTGGAAGGGCTGCTGTACGCCACGACCTGGCACCGGGCCGTCAGCCTGCCGAAGGCCGCCCGCGAGGTGCCGACGGTGCTCGTGAACTGCTACGACGCGGCAGGAGAGCTGCCGTGCATCCTGCCCGACGAGGTGTCCGGCGGACACAAGGCGACCCGCCGGCTCCTGGACGCCGGTCACACCCGCATCGGGTTCATCAACCTCGACCCGGCGATCCCGGCCGCCATCGGCAGGCGCGACGGGTACGAACGTGCCCTGCGCGAGGCCGGGATCACCCCCGACCCCTCCCTCGTCATCCCCGGCTGGGCCACCGCGGACGGCGCCTACACCGCCGCCTGCGAACTGCTGGACCGTCCGGCCGCCGACCGGCCGACCGCCCTGTTCTGCGGCAACGACCGGATGGCGATGGGTGCGTACGACGCGATCAAGGAACGTGGACTGCGCATCCCGCACGACGTGGCCGTGGTGGGGTTCGACAACCAGGAACTCATCGCCGCCTACCTGCGGCCGAAGCTGACGACGCTCGCCCTGCCCTTCGAAGCCATGGGCACCAAGGGCGTCGACATGCTCGCCGCCCTCGCAGCGGGGCAGCCGCTCGACACCCACCGGGTGACGATCGACTGCCCGCTGCTCGAACGCTCGTCGGTCTGA
- a CDS encoding aldo/keto reductase family protein, whose translation MEHRHLGGSGMLVSAIAYGNWVTHGSQVDQDAATACVRAALDAGITTFDTADVYAGNRAEEALGAALKGVRREGVEICTKVYFPTGPGKNDRGLSRKHIMESINGSLRRLGTDYVDLYQAHRYDYATPLEETMEALADVVHAGKAHYIGVSEWKPQEIRAAAQLARELKIRLVSNQPQYSLLWRVIEPEIVPVCQELGIGQIVWSPLAQGVLTGKYKPGAQPPSGSRGTDTNGGSDAVAGWLRDEVLARVQELVPLAAEAGMSLATLSLAWVLRNTNVSAAIVGASRPEQIAENAKAADVTLDDALVKRVDEILDPVIERDPERIDVFAKRP comes from the coding sequence ATGGAGCATCGCCATCTGGGCGGCAGCGGCATGCTGGTCAGCGCCATCGCCTACGGGAACTGGGTCACCCATGGCTCGCAGGTCGACCAGGACGCGGCCACGGCCTGTGTACGCGCCGCTCTCGACGCCGGCATCACGACCTTCGATACCGCCGACGTGTACGCGGGGAACCGGGCGGAGGAGGCACTGGGCGCCGCCCTCAAGGGCGTGCGCCGTGAGGGTGTCGAGATCTGCACCAAGGTCTACTTCCCGACCGGCCCGGGCAAGAACGACCGCGGCCTGTCCCGCAAGCACATCATGGAGTCGATCAACGGCTCGCTGCGCCGCCTGGGCACGGACTACGTGGACCTCTACCAGGCTCACCGCTACGACTACGCCACTCCACTCGAGGAGACGATGGAGGCCCTGGCCGATGTCGTCCACGCGGGCAAGGCGCACTACATCGGCGTCTCGGAGTGGAAGCCGCAAGAGATCAGGGCCGCGGCGCAGCTGGCCCGGGAGCTGAAGATCCGTCTGGTGTCCAACCAGCCGCAGTACTCCCTGCTGTGGCGTGTGATCGAGCCGGAGATCGTCCCCGTCTGCCAGGAGCTGGGCATCGGCCAGATCGTGTGGTCCCCGCTCGCCCAGGGCGTACTGACCGGCAAGTACAAGCCGGGAGCGCAACCGCCGTCCGGGTCCCGTGGCACCGACACGAACGGTGGCAGCGACGCGGTGGCCGGATGGCTGCGCGACGAGGTCCTCGCCCGGGTCCAGGAACTGGTTCCGCTCGCTGCCGAAGCAGGCATGTCGCTGGCGACCCTGAGCCTGGCGTGGGTGCTGCGCAACACGAATGTCTCCGCGGCCATCGTCGGAGCATCCCGCCCCGAGCAGATCGCTGAGAACGCCAAGGCGGCGGACGTCACGCTGGACGACGCGTTGGTCAAGCGCGTCGACGAGATCCTCGATCCCGTCATCGAGCGCGACCCCGAGCGCATCGACGTGTTCGCCAAGCGGCCCTGA
- a CDS encoding ISAs1 family transposase yields the protein MRLGPLDAGQVADLRSYLDAVPDPRSRRGRWYSLTAILLVCACAAVSGARSIEELAEWGQRASNALLVVIGIRRHLLGWRRTPSPATIGRVLGTVDGDALDRAVGAYLADRHRVATEPAHRPSPSASGRPCVIAVDGKTLKGSARLTAKRRHLLSAVTHAPVVTLAQVEVGAKTNETTHFQPLLAPLDLAGTVVTFDALHSVKANVSWLVETKKAHYIAVIKTNQPTAHSQLADLPWRDIPVQHTASTTGHGRRESRSIKTCAVPDELGGISFPTAAWPSVSTAAASKPASARPGRASTPSPASTPTRPAPPALPPRSAGTGGSRTPHTTSGTSPSPKTPPPSTPAPHPAPWQPSATSPSAS from the coding sequence ATGAGGCTGGGTCCGCTGGACGCCGGTCAGGTCGCCGATCTGCGTTCCTACCTCGATGCGGTGCCCGATCCGCGCTCGCGGCGGGGCCGTTGGTACTCACTGACCGCGATCTTGCTGGTGTGCGCCTGTGCGGCCGTGTCGGGAGCGAGGAGCATCGAGGAACTCGCCGAGTGGGGCCAGCGCGCCTCGAACGCACTCCTGGTAGTGATCGGGATCCGGCGTCACCTGCTCGGCTGGCGACGCACTCCGTCACCGGCCACGATCGGCCGGGTGCTGGGGACCGTTGACGGTGACGCCCTGGACCGGGCGGTGGGCGCCTACCTCGCCGACCGGCACCGCGTCGCCACCGAGCCGGCCCACAGGCCATCGCCCTCGGCGTCCGGGCGGCCGTGTGTGATCGCTGTCGACGGCAAGACACTCAAGGGATCAGCCCGTCTGACCGCGAAGCGCCGGCATCTGCTCTCCGCGGTCACCCACGCCCCGGTCGTCACCCTCGCGCAGGTGGAAGTGGGCGCGAAGACGAACGAAACCACACATTTCCAACCGCTCCTGGCACCGCTGGACCTGGCCGGCACCGTCGTCACCTTCGACGCGCTGCACTCGGTCAAGGCGAACGTCTCCTGGCTGGTCGAGACGAAGAAGGCCCACTACATCGCCGTGATCAAGACCAACCAGCCGACCGCCCACAGCCAGCTCGCGGACCTGCCGTGGCGCGATATTCCCGTCCAGCACACCGCCTCCACCACCGGGCACGGCAGGCGCGAGTCCCGCTCGATCAAGACCTGCGCCGTCCCGGACGAACTCGGCGGGATCTCCTTCCCCACGGCCGCCTGGCCATCCGTGTCCACCGCCGCCGCAAGCAAACCGGCCAGCGCGAGACCCGGGAGAGCCTCTACGCCGTCACCAGCCTCGACGCCCACCAGACCGGCCCCGCCGGCCTTGCCACCGCGATCCGCGGGCACTGGGGGATCGAGAACTCCTCACACCACATCAGGGACGTCACCTTCGCCGAAGACGCCTCCACCGTCCACACCGGCACCGCACCCCGCGCCATGGCAACCCTCCGCAACCTCGCCATCGGCGTCCTGA